A single genomic interval of Eurosta solidaginis isolate ZX-2024a chromosome 3, ASM4086904v1, whole genome shotgun sequence harbors:
- the LOC137244693 gene encoding solute carrier family 35 member F5 — protein sequence MLSKTQKLVLGIIVLLLVDVIWVSSSELTKFLYENERFDKPFFCTYFKTSMFAIYLVVIGLVTPWREACERQNGHYTVMDQVANDENYYSTNPSLSDPTFVPIRSSGAISGTESDDSSIRSVRFSKMAEVREMSAHEATEALMARLSYAASMRIRRQKSHHKTAKTALLFCLLWFVANYFFQLSLELGETAMVTLLSSSSSFFTLVLAELFPSAVGDKFTITKCIAVAMNIGGIVTVTISDVHDTKFSRGALLASFSAFFYAAYLVFVKRKSDTEEKVDIPLFFGFVGLWNLLLMWPIFFILNFLKIEQFELPNQNQFALLFLNGLVGTVISEALWLWGCFLTSSLIGTIAMSLQIPLSIVFDVVLKRKPFSPMFYMGSIPIFLALMLLALLIRNDDSDPLMKLFKVIYRKLCRCQKPNIVRINDEEQQESLIGSND from the exons ATGTTGAGCAAAACACAAAAGCTCGTACTTGGAATTATTGTATTATTGCTAGTTGATGTAATTTGGGTATCGTCCAGTGAATTAACAAAG TTTCTCTACGAGAATGAAAGATTTGATAAGCCCTTCTTTTGCACATACTTCAAAACATCTATGTTTGCTATTTATTTGGTCGTCATTGGATTGGTGACTCCATGGCGCGAGGCATGTGAACGTCAAAACGGCCATTATACG GTAATGGATCAAGTGGCTAACGATGAGAATTATTACTCAACCAATCCCTCTTTG AGTGATCCTACATTCGTTCCAATACGTTCTAGTGGTGCCATCTCTGGCACTGAGAGCGATGATTCCAGCATACGCAGTGTGCGTTTTAGTAAAATGGCTGAGGTACGTGAAATGTCTGCACATGAAGCAACCGAAGCGCTAATGGCACGTCTTTCCTATGCGGCAAGCATGCGCATACGCAGGCAAAAATCGCATCACAAAACTGCAAAGACAGCATTACTTTTTTGTCTGTTG tgGTTTGTtgcaaattatttttttcaattatcaCTGGAGTTGGGTGAAACAGCAATGGTAACTTTGCTTAGTTCGTCATCATCATTTTTCACACTTGTACTGGCTGAACTTTTCCCTTCTGCTGTGGGTGATAAATTTACAATAACCAAATGTATAGCAGTGGCAATGAATATTGGGGGAATT GTTACAGTCACTATTTCTGATGTTCATGATACGAAATTTTCACGAGGTGCACTCTTGGCTTCATTTAGTGCATTCTTTTATGCCGCATATTTAGTTTTTGTGAAACGAAAAAGTGACACTGAGGAAAAAGTagatattccattattttttg GTTTTGTTGGTCTGTGGAATCTCCTACTTATGTGGCCAATAttcttcattttaaattttctaaaaatcgAACAATTCGAGCTACCAAATCAAAATCAATTTGCTCTACTATTTTTAAATGGTTTAGTTGGTACTGTAATTTCGGAAGCGCTATGGTTATG GGGCTGCTTTCTCACCTCTTCATTAATTGGCACAATTGCCATGTCTCTACAAATACCACTCTCCATTGTGTTTGATGTCGTCTTAAAACGTAAGCCATTTTCACCTATGTTTTATATGGGTTCAATACCCATATTTTTGGCGCTTATGTTACTTGCATTGCTTATACGTAACGATGACTCAGATCCATTGATGAAGTTGTTTAAAGTAATTTATCGCAAATTATGTCGGTGCCAAAAGCCAAATATTGTCAG aataaacGACGAAGAACAACAAGAATCGTTAATTGGTAGCAATGACTAA